A genomic stretch from Serratia entomophila includes:
- a CDS encoding argininosuccinate synthase, with protein sequence MQNQGIKKIVLAYSGGLDTSAIIPWLKENYGGCEVVAFVADIGQERSDLEGVEQKALQSGASECHVVDLREEFIRDYVYPVLQTGALYEGSYLLGTSMARPIIAKAQVELALKVGADALCHGATGKGNDQVRFETTYTALAPQLKVVAPWREWNLRSREALLDYLKERNIPTTASLEKIYSRDENAWHISTEGGVLESPWNAPNKDCWVWTVDPQEAPDQPEQVTITVEKGRVVAVNGESLSPYKCLETLNVLGAKHGVGRIDIVENRLVGIKSRGCYETPGGTIMVAALRGVEQLVLDRDSFKWREQLGLEMSYVVYDGRWFAPLRRSLQASAEALAEEVNGEVVLQLYKGQVTAIQKKSANSLYSEEFATFGEDEVYDHSHAGGFIRLFSLSSRIRALNEKKNK encoded by the coding sequence ATGCAAAACCAAGGCATCAAAAAAATCGTTCTGGCGTACTCCGGTGGCCTGGATACTTCGGCCATCATTCCATGGCTGAAAGAAAACTACGGCGGCTGCGAAGTGGTGGCGTTCGTCGCGGACATCGGCCAGGAGCGCAGCGATCTGGAAGGCGTGGAGCAAAAAGCCCTGCAATCCGGTGCCTCTGAGTGCCACGTGGTTGATCTGCGTGAAGAATTTATCCGCGATTATGTTTACCCGGTGCTGCAGACCGGCGCACTGTACGAGGGCAGCTACCTGCTGGGTACCTCGATGGCGCGCCCAATCATCGCCAAGGCGCAGGTTGAGCTGGCGCTGAAGGTCGGCGCCGACGCGCTGTGCCACGGCGCGACCGGCAAGGGCAACGATCAGGTGCGTTTCGAAACCACCTATACTGCCCTGGCGCCGCAGCTGAAGGTGGTGGCGCCTTGGCGTGAGTGGAACCTGCGTTCCCGTGAAGCGCTGCTGGATTACCTGAAAGAGCGCAATATCCCGACCACCGCGTCGCTGGAAAAAATCTACAGCCGTGACGAGAACGCCTGGCACATTTCTACCGAAGGCGGCGTGCTGGAAAGCCCGTGGAACGCCCCGAACAAAGATTGCTGGGTCTGGACCGTCGATCCGCAGGAAGCGCCGGATCAACCGGAGCAGGTGACCATCACCGTGGAAAAAGGCCGCGTGGTGGCGGTGAACGGCGAGTCGCTGTCGCCGTACAAATGTCTGGAAACCCTGAACGTGCTGGGCGCCAAACATGGCGTGGGCCGCATCGACATCGTGGAAAACCGGCTGGTGGGCATCAAATCCCGCGGCTGCTACGAAACCCCGGGCGGCACCATCATGGTAGCGGCGCTGCGCGGCGTTGAACAGCTGGTGCTGGACCGCGACAGCTTCAAATGGCGCGAGCAGCTGGGCCTGGAAATGTCTTACGTGGTGTATGACGGCCGCTGGTTCGCTCCGCTGCGTCGTTCACTGCAGGCTTCCGCCGAGGCGCTGGCCGAAGAGGTGAACGGCGAAGTGGTGCTGCAGCTGTACAAGGGCCAGGTAACGGCGATCCAGAAAAAATCCGCCAATAGCCTGTACTCCGAAGAGTTCGCCACCTTCGGCGAAGACGAAGTTTACGATCACAGCCACGCGGGCGGCTTTATCCGTCTGTTCTCGCTGTCTTCGCGCATCCGCGCGTTGAACGAGAAAAAGAACAAGTAA